Proteins found in one Candidatus Zixiibacteriota bacterium genomic segment:
- a CDS encoding GWxTD domain-containing protein, with the protein MNLRRVNLPILAVLFLSGCGSTLPLPGERPPLTDRQRDAALKALLGQDDYAEYVLIADTLESAEWLRKFWVSHDPTPASTENEFRDEHERRVYHAIYLFGSHSGGPPWDERGEVYIRYGQPDERLIRRGVDDDPTSAFRREQDDRFDDPLDNVNTATEVWTYYRWNQTFQFEDKRGWDSFEMVPVTDPFSERQDLAEFYQNRLRAVDLQPAIYYHEYGRNLIDYSLDVVRFRGEDGNWRVDINLGYPLSELERAEDSVSITIQRTVIVRDDEQRDVYAEGGRIQRIVGNQSDNRLMVEQKVLDLAPGAYALIVRVDDLISGKSGTYIKNFRLPEFIVPEVQEISDIELASYVWSIFEPGASFVKSDRVVVPLPSRVYLPGQPLSFYFEVYNLLLNDDGQSHFSISYEISGIERREKKSYDAAHSGPRTGNSRHVSHVDSFDIDDLAAGEYVLTVRVNDLLGKHEKTTAVQFKKSG; encoded by the coding sequence ATGAATCTACGACGCGTGAATCTGCCGATTCTGGCCGTCCTCTTCCTGTCCGGATGCGGCTCGACATTGCCCCTCCCCGGCGAGCGCCCCCCGTTGACCGATCGCCAGAGGGATGCTGCCCTCAAGGCGCTGCTGGGACAGGACGACTATGCCGAGTATGTCTTGATTGCCGACACACTCGAATCGGCCGAGTGGCTGCGCAAGTTTTGGGTCAGCCACGACCCGACACCCGCTTCAACCGAAAACGAATTCAGGGACGAGCACGAACGGCGCGTCTACCACGCGATCTATCTGTTCGGCAGCCATTCCGGCGGGCCGCCGTGGGATGAACGGGGAGAGGTATACATCCGCTATGGCCAGCCCGACGAGCGCCTGATCCGCCGCGGGGTCGATGACGATCCAACTTCGGCTTTCCGGCGCGAACAGGACGACAGATTCGACGACCCATTAGACAACGTCAACACGGCTACGGAAGTCTGGACCTATTACCGCTGGAACCAGACATTTCAATTCGAGGACAAACGTGGCTGGGACAGCTTCGAGATGGTCCCGGTGACCGACCCGTTTTCGGAGCGTCAGGACCTCGCCGAGTTCTATCAGAATCGTCTGCGTGCGGTCGATCTGCAGCCGGCGATCTACTACCACGAGTACGGCCGCAACCTGATCGATTACTCCCTCGACGTGGTGCGCTTCCGTGGCGAGGACGGCAATTGGCGGGTCGATATCAATCTTGGCTACCCGCTCTCCGAGCTCGAGCGTGCCGAAGACTCCGTATCCATCACCATCCAACGCACCGTCATCGTCCGAGACGACGAGCAACGCGATGTCTACGCAGAGGGAGGGCGCATCCAACGGATTGTCGGCAACCAGTCCGACAATCGCCTGATGGTCGAGCAGAAGGTGCTCGACCTGGCGCCGGGAGCATACGCGCTCATTGTGCGTGTCGACGATTTGATCTCCGGGAAGTCGGGAACGTACATCAAAAACTTCAGACTGCCCGAGTTCATCGTCCCGGAAGTGCAGGAAATCTCGGACATCGAGCTGGCGTCGTATGTCTGGTCCATCTTCGAGCCGGGCGCCTCGTTCGTCAAAAGTGACCGCGTGGTGGTGCCGTTGCCGTCACGTGTCTATCTGCCGGGGCAACCGCTGTCATTCTATTTTGAGGTTTACAATCTTCTCTTAAACGACGACGGCCAATCCCACTTCTCGATCTCCTACGAGATTTCGGGAATCGAACGCCGCGAGAAGAAATCCTACGATGCGGCCCACAGCGGGCCGCGCACGGGGAATTCACGCCACGTCAGCCATGTCGATTCATTTGACATCGACGATCTGGCTGCGGGAGAATACGTCCTGACCGTCCGTGTCAACGATCTCCTCGGAAAGCACGAAAAGACGACAGCGGTACAATTCAAGAAATCGGGCTGA